TTCCTTGCTCGCGTGTGGCTTTTGCGGCTTGCGCATCAACATAACGCTGAAATTTCGAGTTTGCCCCCAGCAATCCTACATAGGTCAATTCTGCAGCCAAGATGAGCGGAATAAAGACATCGGGAGCACCACTGAGAGTGGCGAAGCCGAGCGAGCCAAAGAGCGCAAGAAGATTCCAACGATTTTTAAAAGCTGCAGTTAAATAGCGAACAAAGCCCACAACTCACTCCGCATCGTCTACGTAGCCGCGCGACGACTCTCTTCCATCTGACTAATCAAATCGCGTAAATGATAAACCGTCTCTTGAAACTTCGGGTCGCGTTGCATCTCCTTTGACGGTCGATCTGAAGGCTGAATCGTCAATTCCTGGAGGATCGTTCCTGGGGAATTGCTCATGACATACACACGATCACCAAGAAAGACCGCTTCCTCAATCGAGTGGGTAATAAAGAATACCGTCGCTTGTACCTCACGCCACAAGGCCAACAGCAAATCCTGCATACTCATGCGCGTGTGCGGATCAAGTGCGCCGAACGGTTCGTCCATCAGAATAATCCGTGGTCGCAAAATCAAGGTTCGTGCAATTGCCACCCGTTGCCGCATGCCCCCTGAGAGTTCATGCGGATACTTACTGTGGTCGGATTTAACGTTCAGGCCGACCCGCTGAATCCATTCTTTCCCCAGCTCTTCCCGCTGTTTGCGAGGCACCCCTTGGCATTCCAAACCGAAAGTGACGTTCTCCAGCACCGTGCGATGATCAAAGCTAGTGTAGTCTTGAAAAACCATACCACGATCTGCACCCGGTCCGACCACGGCCTGCCCCTGGACAAGTACGTCGCCAATCGTGGCGGGATGTTGGGGCTCAAGCCCAGCTATCAAGCGGAGAATCGTACTTTTCCCACATCCGCTCGGACCAAGAATGCAGACGAACTCACCTTTTTCATGCAGGTCTTCGACCACAAAAGATACATTCTTAATCGCGGTAAACGCATTGGGCTGGCCAATGTTGTAGATCTTCGTGACTCCACGAAATTCGACAATCATTGCAAGTCCGATCTCTGCTGGGGTGCGGACGTGCTCCAGCACTTCGCTCATACCAATGGTATGCGAAGGAGGCGTTTGCGAGTGAACCGCAGAGCTGGGGTCTTCCTGGCTCACGACTTTGTCTCCGTGTGCGTGGGTGATGATGATATGGCTGTGGCCGAAGCGGGCTGGCGACGAAACATGTTGATCATATCTTCCCACGCATGTAACAGACTTCTCAAGGCCTTGTTGAGCACTCCGCTTCCTCCGTATCGATGAGGAAACAACTCCTTCTGTATCCAGAATAATAAACGGTCAATCAGCAGAGCGACAACTGGAATGAGAATAAGAATCAGGAGGATATGCTCTCGGGGCCCTCGACGCATCGAGAGATTAATCAAGTGCCCTAACCCACCCGTATCACCAATAGTCACGAGCTCGCCAAGCATGATGTATCCGAAGGCGAGACCAAATAACAAACGCAAAGAATTGAAGACACTAGGCATCGCCAGCGGTACCAGTACTTTTATGATTGTTTGCCAGCGACTCGCACCGAGAGTGTAAGCTGTGTCAATGTATTGATTGCTAACGTCCATGATGGCGCGAGCAGTATCTGACAAGACAAAGGCTACGGTCGCAATAAAAATGAACATCACCTTCTGAAACTCGCCGATGCCAAAAAAAGAGAAAGTCAGGGGAATCAGTGCAGCAACTGGGATGTTGCGGCCAAAGATGGCCAGGGGGGCAAAGAAGGCATTGATGCGCGAGAAGCAACCACACAGGACGCCGAGCGGAACGCCTATAATTGTGGCAAGTCCAAATCCCAGTATGACACGCCATAATGTCGCTAGCAGATTGCGTGTCAACGCTCGGTCAAACCAGAGGCTGGAAAACGAAGCCAATGTTTCCCCTGGACTCGGAAGAATAGTGTAGCTGAGGATGAGCTCTTCAGATTCACCGCGGGTGACGAACCACCAGAGCGCCAAACAGAGAAGAATACACATCGTCCCGAAGAGCCACGCCTGCCATTGCGGAGCCTCTTTGCGGAGGGCGAAGAGGGAGAAAGAAACGGGAGGTTGGGTTCCCATCGTTGTTTCTTTGATGTCTTGTAGTTTGTGTCATTCTGAGGCCAGAGGTCGAAGCAGCTCTCAGAAAACGAGGTCCTTCGCTACGCTCAGGCTGACAACTCCGTCAGATTCGAATGGTTCCGTTACTGTTTCTCTGCTGAGAAAATCCGTACCTCTACGCGGCGG
This portion of the Deltaproteobacteria bacterium genome encodes:
- a CDS encoding ABC transporter ATP-binding protein, whose amino-acid sequence is MIVEFRGVTKIYNIGQPNAFTAIKNVSFVVEDLHEKGEFVCILGPSGCGKSTILRLIAGLEPQHPATIGDVLVQGQAVVGPGADRGMVFQDYTSFDHRTVLENVTFGLECQGVPRKQREELGKEWIQRVGLNVKSDHSKYPHELSGGMRQRVAIARTLILRPRIILMDEPFGALDPHTRMSMQDLLLALWREVQATVFFITHSIEEAVFLGDRVYVMSNSPGTILQELTIQPSDRPSKEMQRDPKFQETVYHLRDLISQMEESRRAAT
- a CDS encoding ABC transporter permease, whose translation is MGTQPPVSFSLFALRKEAPQWQAWLFGTMCILLCLALWWFVTRGESEELILSYTILPSPGETLASFSSLWFDRALTRNLLATLWRVILGFGLATIIGVPLGVLCGCFSRINAFFAPLAIFGRNIPVAALIPLTFSFFGIGEFQKVMFIFIATVAFVLSDTARAIMDVSNQYIDTAYTLGASRWQTIIKVLVPLAMPSVFNSLRLLFGLAFGYIMLGELVTIGDTGGLGHLINLSMRRGPREHILLILILIPVVALLIDRLLFWIQKELFPHRYGGSGVLNKALRSLLHAWEDMINMFRRQPASATAISSSPTHTETKS